A single window of Leeuwenhoekiella sp. MAR_2009_132 DNA harbors:
- a CDS encoding DUF1989 domain-containing protein, whose translation MLKTIPIQSGDSFTLKKGQFLKVIDVKGEQVSDLVVFNANDYNEKISAGKSMDFEESILLTTGNFIWSNLGHKLLKIIEDTNGRNDFLLAPCSQETFEIMYGINEDHPSCFNNLTNALKKFDIPYYDIPTAFNVFMNVQFDQAGKISVLPPTSKAGDYVIFEAQIDLVGALTACSASDSNGGSFKPIQFEILDTI comes from the coding sequence ATGTTAAAAACAATACCAATACAATCTGGAGATTCATTTACTTTAAAAAAAGGCCAATTTTTAAAAGTTATAGATGTAAAAGGGGAGCAAGTAAGTGATCTTGTAGTCTTCAATGCAAACGATTATAACGAAAAAATTTCTGCCGGTAAGAGTATGGATTTTGAAGAATCAATTCTGTTGACTACCGGCAATTTTATTTGGAGTAATCTGGGGCATAAATTATTAAAAATAATAGAAGATACAAATGGTCGTAATGATTTCTTATTAGCGCCTTGTTCGCAAGAAACATTCGAAATTATGTATGGTATAAATGAAGATCACCCCAGCTGTTTTAATAATCTTACGAATGCTCTTAAAAAATTTGATATTCCCTATTACGACATTCCTACAGCATTCAATGTTTTTATGAATGTTCAATTTGATCAGGCTGGAAAAATTTCAGTCTTACCTCCTACTTCTAAAGCGGGAGATTATGTGATTTTTGAAGCACAAATAGATTTAGTAGGTGCCTTAACTGCCTGCTCCGCCAGCGATAGTAATGGTGGATCATTTAAGCCTATACAGTTTGAAATCTTAGATACAATTTAA
- the gntA gene encoding guanitoxin biosynthesis heme-dependent pre-guanitoxin N-hydroxylase GntA, protein MKSLKSNNNDHFSGLNNLEDFIVESDHPCVMAQTVFKTKAVSHFKFDNIENPSNDHIILHRLKRYIDAYDFNSKKFQTFIIEFTDDYCKTEIEFETDLWNFLGRLKKHDKHEWDPAVSADITDANFSYSLLGKAFYIIGMHPNSSRNARKTKNVTLVFNLHHQFEILRNMGVYGNVRDRIRKRDLEKNGSINPMLADFGNSSEALQYSGRQVTEKWECPFKH, encoded by the coding sequence ATGAAATCACTTAAAAGTAACAATAACGACCACTTCTCCGGCTTAAATAATCTGGAAGATTTTATAGTAGAAAGCGATCATCCCTGTGTAATGGCACAAACGGTTTTTAAAACAAAAGCAGTTAGTCATTTTAAGTTTGACAATATTGAAAATCCGTCAAATGATCATATCATACTTCATAGATTAAAAAGGTATATTGATGCCTATGATTTTAATTCTAAGAAATTTCAAACCTTTATAATAGAATTCACAGACGATTATTGTAAAACTGAAATAGAATTTGAAACTGATTTGTGGAACTTTCTAGGTCGTCTTAAAAAACATGATAAACACGAATGGGACCCTGCTGTAAGTGCAGATATTACCGATGCTAACTTTAGTTATAGCTTATTAGGAAAAGCATTTTATATAATAGGTATGCACCCTAACAGTTCTAGAAATGCACGAAAAACAAAAAACGTAACTTTAGTTTTCAATTTGCATCATCAATTTGAAATTTTAAGAAATATGGGCGTTTACGGCAATGTACGCGACCGCATACGTAAAAGAGATCTAGAAAAAAACGGATCGATAAATCCTATGCTAGCAGATTTCGGGAATAGTTCTGAAGCTTTACAATATAGCGGCAGACAGGTTACTGAAAAATGGGAATGTCCTTTTAAACACTAA
- a CDS encoding SemiSWEET family sugar transporter: protein MESLLITVLGIIAGVFTTIAVLPQVFKVIKTKSAEDISIWMFVCLLIGVGSWTLYGIVKEDWPIIITNGLSVLFNGIMVYIKLKYSK, encoded by the coding sequence ATGGAGTCTTTATTAATAACTGTACTAGGAATCATTGCAGGCGTATTTACAACTATAGCAGTTCTTCCTCAGGTTTTTAAAGTTATTAAAACAAAATCTGCAGAAGATATTTCTATCTGGATGTTTGTATGCTTACTAATAGGTGTAGGATCCTGGACGCTTTACGGTATTGTAAAAGAAGACTGGCCTATTATAATTACTAATGGATTATCCGTTTTATTTAATGGTATTATGGTTTATATAAAACTGAAATATTCTAAATAA